In the genome of Anabas testudineus chromosome 4, fAnaTes1.2, whole genome shotgun sequence, one region contains:
- the LOC113151433 gene encoding chemokine XC receptor 1-like encodes MKDFYNESFNYTYYDYEDEICDKGDVVRFGAIAIPVFFSVVITLSLTGNILVLIVLALYENLKSLTNIFILNLAISDLIFTIGLPFWAHYHIWGWSFSEIVCKLVTFVFFTGFYSSILLLTAMTIYRYVAVVFPLSDLSTWRISTGGVLSVIIWIISIGAATPSLLYSSLNEIHHNDRRSLGCEYNSILWKNITIYQQNIFFLVAFVVMGFCYIQILAKLTKTTRSHTKKRAIKLVFCIVAVFFIGWVPYNVVIFLKLLADNLIAPFHTCKASIRLDYVFYVCRLIAFSHCCLNPVFYVFLGVKFRSHLKSLLLRIFSRQSPVEEQQVRMQIFTQGSVY; translated from the coding sequence ATGAAAGACTTTTACAATGAGAGCTTTAATTACACTTACTATGACTATGAAGATGAAATCTGTGATAAAGGTGACGTGGTCAGGTTCGGAGCCATAGCCATTCCcgttttcttctctgttgtcATCACACTGAGCCTCACAGGAAACATCCTCGTCCTTATAGTCCTGGCTTTGTACGAAAACCTCAAGTCTCTCACCAACATTTTCATTCTGAACCTGGCCATCTCTGATCTCATCTTCACCATCGGTCTGCCGTTCTGGGCCCATTACCACATCTGGGGATGGTCTTTTTCAGAAATTGTCTGCAAACTTGTGACTTTTGTCTTCTTCACCGGGTTTTACAGCAGCATCCTCCTCCTGACCGCTATGACTATCTACAGGTATGTAGCTGTGGTCTTCCCACTCTCTGACCTGAGCACATGGAGGATCAGCACTGGGGGGGTATTGTCTGTCATAATCTGGATCATCAGCATTGGAGCAGCCACACCGTCCCTGCTCTACAGTTCCCTCAACGAGATTCACCACAATGACAGACGGTCTCTGGGATGTGAATACAACAGTATTCTGTGGAAAAACATTACAATCTACCAACAGAATATTTTCTTCTTGGTTGCTTTTGTGGTGATGGGTTTCTGCTACATTCAAATACTGGCAAAACTTACAAAGACAACAAGGTctcacacaaagaaaagagcaaTTAAGTTAGTCTTCTGCATTGTGGCTGTGTTCTTCATCGGCTGGGTGCCATACAATGTGGTCATCTTTCTGAAGCTTTTGGCTGACAATTTAATTGCACCATTTCATACCTGTAAGGCAAGCATCCGCCTTGATTATGTATTCTATGTGTGCCGGCTCATTGCTTTTTCCCACTGCTGCCTCAACCCcgtattttatgtatttcttgGTGTGAAGTTTAGAAGTCATTTGAAGTCACTCCTGCTGCGAATATTTAGCCGCCAAAGTccagtggaggagcagcaggttAGAATGCAAATCTTCACGCAAGGATCAGTGTACTAG